The following nucleotide sequence is from Pseudomonas putida S13.1.2.
CCAGCAGCGCCGCGTGGCCCTGGCCCGGTTGTACCTGGCGTGCCCGCCGCTATGGATCCTCGATGAGCCCTTCACCGCCCTCGACAAACAAGGCGTGGCTCAGCTCGAAGCGCACCTGGCGGCCCACTGCGAGCAGGGCGGCACAGTGGTGCTGACCACCCACCACACGCTGGAACGCAAGCCCTCCGGTTACCGTGAACTGAACCTGGGGCAATGGGCGGCATGAGCGTATTCATCTTGTTGTTGCGTCGCGAAGCGCGGCTGCTGTTCCGTCGCCCTGCCGAGCTGGCCAACCCGTTGGTGTTCTTCGCCATCGTCGTTGCGCTGTTTCCCTTGGCGGTCGGCCCAGAAAGCCAATTGTTGCAAACCTTGTCGCCGGGCCTGGTCTGGGTTGCGGCACTGCTAGCGGTGCTGCTGTCGCTGGACGGCTTGTTCCGCAGCGATTTCGAGGATGGCTCGCTGGAACAATGGGTGCTGTCGCCGCACCCGCTGGCGCTGCTGGTGCTGGCCAAGGTGCTGGCGCACTGGATCTTTTCCGGGCTGGCACTGGTATTGTTGGCGCCGCTGCTGGCGCTGATGCTGGGGCTACCAAGCCATTGCCTGCCGGTACTGCTCGGTTCCCTGCTGCTGGGCACACCGGTATTGAGCCTGCTGGGCGCGGTGGGCGCAGCACTGACGGTCGGTCTGAAGCGCGGTGGTTTGTTACTGGCGTTGCTGATTCTGCCGTTGTATATCCCTGTATTGATCCTGGGCAGTGGTGCGTTGCAAGCGGCGTTGCAAAATATGCCCGCAACCGGCCACCTGCTCTGGCTCGCCAGCCTGACGGCCCTGGCCGTGACCCTGGCACCCTTTGCGATAGCTGCCGGCCTGAAGATCAGCGTCGGCGAATAACGAGTCCCGGGCTCTCAAGCCCGGCAAATACCCTGGATGTACCCTGATGAAAATAAGCTGGACGTGGTTCCACAAGCTGGGCTCCCCGAAATGGTTTTATGCCATCAGCGGCCGCATGCTGCCATGGC
It contains:
- the ccmB gene encoding heme exporter protein CcmB — encoded protein: MGGMSVFILLLRREARLLFRRPAELANPLVFFAIVVALFPLAVGPESQLLQTLSPGLVWVAALLAVLLSLDGLFRSDFEDGSLEQWVLSPHPLALLVLAKVLAHWIFSGLALVLLAPLLALMLGLPSHCLPVLLGSLLLGTPVLSLLGAVGAALTVGLKRGGLLLALLILPLYIPVLILGSGALQAALQNMPATGHLLWLASLTALAVTLAPFAIAAGLKISVGE